TCACTTTTCCAATGTCCCTGAAACAAGAGAAATCTGTTAACattgtaaaattaaaatcagGTGTCAGCGTTTCTgaacaaacaaccacaaacatgAAGACTATAAACATATACATGGATCATGTAGCTTAAGACCTGAAGATGCTTAGAGtttttgttgggagtgaccaggacgGACAGGATTATAAAATTAGCATATTCGAGGGACcgctcaggttgaacagtttaGAGATAAAGTatgagagtcaaggttgagatggtttggtcacacgCAGAGGAGGGATGGttattatattggacaaaggatgttgaagatagcgctgccgggcaggagcaaaagaggaagaccacagagaaagttcatggatgttgtgaaggaggacatgaggacagttggtgtagcagaagaggacacaggggaCAGATCAAGATGAaagcagatgatccactgtggcagTTCAGCGGAAGAGGAGACGGACATGCTGAAGTTTATCATTTTGTTCAGTCCCGGATATCGTGACACAGGGCAGATGACGGTTTGGACTGTGGAGCTGTGACCATGTGAAGCACTGAGCCCTGCGGTCACTTCATCAGTGATTCCCAGGGAAGCTGGTTGTCTTATCATCACTATCGGTTAATAAAGTGACTGATAAATGTGACATGAATAAGACTTGAAGATAAAAATGTCGAGTCAAGTATCTTAAGTTATAAAACTACTTTACTTACTTGGCCATTGTGTCTGCAGAGAGATCTTCAGGGTTTTTCACCTTGGTGTCACCTGCAGGTGAAAAGAAAGCAAATCGTCTTGATATCTGAATGATGACGTgtatgagtttttttttttgttaataattaaaacaagctctctgactTTTGAAATTTgctttgttccatataacaaagaaattattaaaactgatttgagaacatcatattTTCATAGACgcaaaacatatttttcaacattttctgaattaaacaatgaatcgagaaaataatcatcagattaGTATAGGTAGTTGCAGTCCTAATtgatctaataataataatgcaaatatGACCTAACATGTTATAGAAGGAGACTTACCCCAGATCACACAATGTCATGAACCTATTTTGGTACAAACTTCTAGAGGGGAAATTGTAAGATCTACATTGAATGAAAAGCTATTGTGCTGTCACTTAAAGGTGGCTCCTTTAACAGCAACAGAGTGGGTGTTTCAAATATTCCACATTAAGTGAATAAAAAGCCAGATGTACTGGAAAGCAGTGACCAACATATTTCACAGTTATCAAAAGGATGTCTATGTGTGCTTACATTAACACAATTACATTTTCAGAGGTAACAAAACTGGGGCCTTGAGGGATAGTAATgcctagcattgttgcctcacaacaagagGGTCACCAATTTGAATCCCAGTTTGACCTTtcagtgtggagtttgcatgttctcctcgtttgttcttgctgcaaaggcaagagtgctaaccactacaccaaccgtgagGCCGGTTCCCAACAAATTCACAGAATTTTTCAAAACTTTTAGCTCAGATTTATtagtatatgttttaaataaaatgacggTTTCATTATTTTACTAAACATCAAACAAATGTGCAAAGTGATACTGGATATTACAGATACAGCTGTACATTAGTCACTGCAttatgggaaaaaaatgcttttgtcaatttatgttgtgatttgcaCCAAAATAGTTTCCCACCTTAAAAAAagatctgtgtttcccaaaagTTGGGAAACACAgacctaaattgaccataagtgtgaatgtgagagtgaatggttgtttgtctctgtgtgttggggCTGGGATGAATTGGCACCCtgtcagtcccagctgacattcaCCCCAttcaccccccaccaccacaaccCACTGCGAGTAGAAATCAAGTAACTAAACTGACAAATCTCCCTTaagttctctctctctaaattGGGAATATTTACCATGAGCTCGAAGGTCCATAGCCACCACTCTACAGTTGATGCGGCTGCATATGACGGcctacaaagacacacactcaaatcaTCAAAATATGACAGTTAATATGACAGAATGAAATGCAGCTTCATAAATATACTGATTAACCAAGATTAAAGACAGGGACAGGTAACAGTGAATATGCTCACAGTGAACACTGCCCAGGAGAGTGCAGAGTGACCTCCTCcatggagcaggagcagcactGGACCATGAGACCCACTACAGTACAGTCTGAAAATGTTCAGCGTAGTCAAGGAAAAGATGGTCTTTCCACCCAGGGTTGTTTCCATTGTGTCGCCATAAATCCATTTCACTTGATTGTCAGAATACCCATACCACTGAAAATCTACTCCAGATTTTCCTTGATACCGACCTACAACAACTCACAGCATGCATGCATAATTGCCACAGCAAGTAAAGTCAATGCAAGCTGCTCAAAGCTGGATGAGACATCCTCAGCCCCAGTGCTATCTCATTATGTTCAGCTTTTGCTAAAGCCTTATTCTTTTATTACATAGCCTCTATATTAGCACTAGGTCATGTTAGATTgttaaattcaattaaacaatgaaaaaaggaTTTGTTTAAGCTATGCCTAGTATAATGCACAGTGCACCATCtgctggtattttttttattatcagtaAGAATAAAATAATCGCATCCAAAAGGTTTATTGGGATttagtaaatatgttttaatgccCAGTGCTTCAGTATTTTCAGCACAGAAACAGTGCTAGTGTTTGagcttattttttaaaattcagctGATGAAAATACCATTGGGTTCAAACTAGAATTTTATGAAGCCTCATTTATTTGAAGATTGCCAACTACATATACTAATTGTTTGTGAGTCATCCGGTTCGATCCAAAATGTATActcaaatcaatatttattttgagtGTATTGTAGTCAGTCGTATAAACTTCATGAAAGCCATTACTATTTTAACGGCACAGGTAAAATGCACTGTTGGTGATAAATTGTGTCAAATTAATTTCATTGTCTTGGCCATAAcaatgagtttaaaaaaaaacaaaacaggctgATGCATGTGGAATAGTTGAATGAGGACTGAATCTGTCTCTAAATTAGTTATTGAATCAATTGATTACAGCTTACTTCTATAGGTTAGTAGGTGTCTAACAGCCTGTTAATATACACCAGAATGGCCAGCAAGTTTGATGATGACAAACTATGTAAGGAAAGGGTAAAATACGACTATGAATATTGAATAACACGCATGATCAATTATATCAATAATTCATTCAGAATTTCTTAACAAGGATATATCTTTGCCATTCTCATTTTCCACCTCGATGTCTTCAATGGTTTCAAAGTACTGACTCCAGGGCAGGGGTGTGAAATCTCTCTTCCGTCCAGGTCTgtattgaaaaacacacagaaacaagacaaatgcatttaaatatatcaaattaacattttctttttaatttaggATTACACACTGTGTctaattacaaaatgaaatttGAGGACACTGACTAAATAACTGTTAAGAATTAACTGCTTTTTTAATACTGGCACACTTAACATGTATGCTTTTTTGTAGCCTTGGTAGATACATATTTGGCAATGACAGCGATACTGTTGGAGTTATGGCAGGAATGTTTTATGGGCTCACAGAATGATGAGGTTTACTTTTTTAAGATTTACAGGTGCATTTCAGTAATTCAACTCAAATAGTGAAACCCTGTATTATATAAATTCAAGATACACAGACTGAATCATGATAGTTGATAGTAGAGTTatctgctgctctgctccaaacatcagcaacagcagTTGAGTCATATTGTGGGCTGTGTGTTGCTTCTTTGTgggaaatattattttaaatggcaAGCACAAAAGTTTTGTTAACAGCGTTCTattttaaaaggtctaaaatgactttaTCAGGTTGATACTTGAGTTAGTGACTGCATTCTCCCACAAAGTAGGAACacacagcccacaacatgactcaactgctgttgctgatttttgttCACATCTGTGCATAGTATCAGATTTTACGTATCGGTTCATCCCTGCAAATAATAATACTCATATCACTaaggagcagagcagcagatAACTATCAACTATCATGATTGTTTTCACATtgttagtgattttttttactcatcGAATAATGATATGACTTTTTAGCTCATGGACAAGAgtttataatgttgtttttattttgtatcagTTATTACGTTATATTGGCTTTAATGAGAACAATGTTGGCTTGAAAATGTAATATCGGCAAACCTCCAGAATCCCCTAATTTCACAAATGATTAAAACAGAAgcctgctacctccttgacttctgtGCTGGTGTCCTATCCAACtattttttatgttaatttatatTGCACGTGAATCTACTGTGACGTGAGTaagaaaatattatgttaatttcactacagaagagactaaatatCAGCCAAATCACTCCTGATATATCAGCAAAAGGTCCTATGTCGTGCATCCCTAACTGTTGGCAGTTGTTACATTATTGTTAGTTACATTAATGGATGCTACACACCCAATTCCTGCAAAAGGATTCATCACACAGGAAGATCTAAAGCAGTCAAGTATCATAGATGACCGCACTGACATTACTGTATCATGAGCCAATATGTATCTGCCAAACCAATTAAATATGCTAACAGGTcagctaaaacaacatttatgaaGCGTTTCGACAGCCAGTAACTTTCATAATAAGCTAACTTGGCTAACGCAGCCAGTTTCACTGTTATTTAAACTAGGCGTGAGCACACGAATCCAGTCTGTTGTTTCATGAAAAGAGAATAAACTGACGTAAATAATGTCGTGGTGGATATAACATGGCTTTTGGTGTTATAACAGTTTGTAATTAAGACAACTCACCCCATTTTCATTTTGGAGCTGGACTGAAAACCACCAGCTATAGGAGGTCTGGAAGCTAACAGATTCAAATGCAACTGTTTCTCCATGTTGTGGAAAGCAGGTTCGGTCTGTGTCAGGGGCCTTCTAATATATCCCCCCCTCTCATTCGCAGCATATGATTTTTCGACGACACCAGCAGCGACGCTAGCAGTAGACACACATATCAGTTGAGGCTAACTAGCTTTAGCGGAATGCTAACGGCTAGCGGTCCTCTCccactcttcttctcctgctgcttatgttatttattttcaagtgaTGGgctgtcttttcttcttcgaTGATCAGTAACAGAATGATACTCATTACTGCCCTCTACTGCGCAACTGTACACTTGAGCACAACGTACCGTAGAAAAAGAGGCAGAAGCCTGTTCCTTTGAAGAACACCAAAGATCAACAgagcaacaaaataaacaggataaaagtgattttttttttcccacaagtGAATATACTTTTTTGAAACTCCCTAGAAATGATTTGGAGACGGTGGGGTCATTTGAGTTCTAGATGTACATTTCGATAGCAGAGTATGGACATGGATGAAAGATGGAGACCAGACATGGAGAAAATTGGAGAAGCTAtgcaaagaaaatcaattaaatGACACACTCCATAACAAAATAGGAAATaaatatattgatattattgatGTCCTGACTCTTGAAGATACTGTCTGATGCTTTTATCTCTACACtgtctatgttttttttggtttttttgttcatCAAGTAATGCATGGCACTGCAAAGGAACATCAGGGAGAATTACTGTGGAAAGCTGAAATTAAAATTATTCAaagttatttcagttttttttcagcCAAAAAGACCCATTGAGGTATAGGTGTGACAAATGTTTGTACAGTGTATCACATACTTAATAGAGTAAGTTTTGTTGACAAATTCAAAAGCAGTATGATGAATATATCATAAAGACAGCCTGAATCATAGAAAACATAAAGCCTACACTACCTAAGAGTTTTAAGACTATGAGGCATGTGAACAGGAACCTGTGAGGGGAAAACCGCCTCCCACCCATACATCAttgtaaaaagtgtgtgttttgttgtggtgTGGACCTTTGACCTCAACGAAAACAATGTAGACTCCAAGAAGATATCCCAGTTGTCCTGATTCAGTTCCAAATGTCTCACTCCTATCATGTACTGTATAGCATATTGACATCACATTATTTGTATAGTGTCTCAAGGCACTGCACAACATCACCGAGAGCAGAGGGacccaacaaccattcacacaacaggaataaatctctgacagaaccagactcaaagatgtgcagcatctgccttgaccagttggggtgaaaggaaaaaatgggggacagaaaggacaagagtttaattatggcacaataataatggcGATGATATGTatggtaataataacaaaaataataataataacaacaatagcctcgaaactggatctggatcctgtcACCTGCAaaatgaggacacagagagagagaacgagagagagggGACAGGACGGAAAGAACAAAgttaatgacataataatgaagtcatattcacCCCAggaattcccccagcagtctcgGTCTATAGCAGcctaactaagagatggtccaggtttccctgaccCAGTTCCAACTATAAGGATTTTAAATATAGGATTTCAAATTGacttctaaactgtacggggagccagtgtagagaagctaacactggagttatatggtctctctttctagttcctgtcagaactcgtgctgcagcattttggatgaactgaagggttctaacagacttgttggaacatcctgataataaggagttacagtaatctaatctagatgtaacataagcatgaactagtttttcagtgTCCTTTAAGGACAGAATTCTTCTAATTTGCATAATGTTCCTCAGTTGGAAGAAGGCtgctctggaaattagttttatgtgtgaatcaaattacatgtcctggtcaaaaataactccaaggttcctcacagtggaacttgAGGCCATAGTAATGTCATCTAAAAGTGACAATGTCGTCGGaaaggtgtttagggccgattataatgacctcagttttttctgagtttaaaagtagaaagttacaggtcatcaaggacttaatgtctctgagacattcctggagttgaacaacctcaTTTACTTCATCCtacctcattgataaatatatatatgtgctttctaataatgttcccttaaggaagcatatataaggtaaaaagtataggccttATATAACCACAACATGTGCTTAGCCCAGTGGTTAGTACCATTTGCATGCCtgataacattattttaaaatattcacttaaatgaaaataaaaatacttgaGAATACTGAATTCTGCCCATCTCTCCTTTAAACAGGCAAGCTTCTCTATCACTCTTTTGTTCGCATAGCATTGTCCATatggattttatttctttttatgcaCTGTTATCTCATGATAACAACTTATTATCTCGTTATCTCCACATAAAAGAGATTGTTTTCTCATTCGGTCACCATGAAGACGACCCGGTCCTCTTATCTGGTTGCTGATGAAGTTAATAATCTCAGCAGGATCACTTAACCGTCGCCTGTGAAGTTGTAACCGGGCTAGTCTTCTCCTTAAATGACGAGGACTAATCTGAATTCCGTCTCTAACAGAAAGGCACAATGcaatttttatttgtgtgagaCCTTGATTGAAGTACATCCTGATGCGTTGATCGATATTGTGATCTGCCATTTTCACCTCCCTGGGACACACGTGGACCACACGATCACGTTAACTAGTGCACAATCATCAGACTTGAAAATGATCCcacgaaaaaaacaaaagtcttgcTGTTATATCGAGATAAAGAAATAATTAGTTTGTTATCACGAGAAAACAATCTCTGTTATATGGAGATAACGAGATAATAAGTTGTTAGAGATAACGGTGCATAAAGAGAAGTAAAACCCATATGTTTCCTTgtctgttcctgtttttttgctctttcagATAAATGTCTGTAATACCTGTCTGAAGCCAGGCTTGTTGAAAGAGGAGGCAGAACTGGTCTGAGGGCAACCAGTTAGCCAGTCCTTCTCATACCAGCTCCTGGTGAAAGGACAAGTGTAATTCCTTCCTCTGTCTTTCGTTTGCTGCTTTAAAGTGACGTTCAGCAATGTGGAGTGCATTTATATACATGTTCCAtgattttataaattatttcaGATGATTCCTATCTTCGTCTTCATGTGAGACTGGTGGGGCAGCGCACCTAGTGCCCTCTATGGACAGGCTGCCACTGCATGTCATGCCCTTAATGGTTATTTATATTCTATTCCTCATTTCCTTATTTTCATGGGTAAACGTTCATGGGTAAACATGTCTGTAACGTAGAAAACAGACACAGTGGGCAACTCTGCTATCATTCCAGTGACGCAGTGACTGGTTATTTATAGCTCAAGACAATGTATTAATAGTGTAAAGATTAGTTAATTCACAGCACTGATTCGTGGTTCCTGGTATTCCAAATACTGAAGGTCACAATGATGATGACGAGGGACTGCAGTGCTGGTTGGGTTTCATTTTCACGGATAGTGGGGAGGTATCACAGACTGGTTGAAGCTGGACCAGGAAATTGTTTACTGGTCAGACTGTGTTCAAAGGTTACTCACACTGTGTTCACACTCAGGAAGCTGTTTTTAGAGCTGGCCAAAGAAAGAAGGTGGTGAGAGCAGCATcttttttatattcattcaGGTTTTAACCATGTCCTTCAAGAAAATGTACAAATCTAATCTTTAATCTCACTGATATGTAGACTGTAGGCACAGTGTTGTGACAATTGAATGCACATCACctcaatatttaaatgtactgtaaataagATGAACCCTGGACCAGTTAAAGTTGACCTCATCAAAAGCATTTTTTCTTGTTGATCGCTCATGACTCAAGTAATTCTTTTTAATGGTTTAGATGGAAAAGGTAGTTTctgaaataaatgcagaaataatCAAAAATTATTACTGCGTGAACATAAAAAGGTTTAGGAGATCATCTTCTTATTATGTATtagaattatatatatgtatatatacatgaatatatatgtatgtatatatatatatatatatatatatatacatcttgTTGTATTatatcatttacatttgtgtttccttCCTCTTAGTGCTTCCTGTTAATGCTTTCTcttacaataataacattttctgTCCAAACTAGACAAtactatgtatatattatttaaccttaaaaataaagtataaaacacCTCATGCCAAAATCCCTACATTCTCATGAAACACACATGGATTGtgaagtctaatctaatctaatcgaataaacatttaataagaAGAGATAGATCAAGTGGAACATGAAATGATTGTAACTTTATCCAGCACAGTGTGAAAAGTGCTTATCCACACTGACACAGCATCagtcagtgaatgtgtgaatcaCTGGTGGGGCAGTAGGTAAAAACCATTAGTGGACAGTCAACTGCATGGTCTGTTGTGTAAGCTTGCTGACGCCATGTCCTGGGGCAGCTATGGAAAGTCACATGTTGTATATTTAGTATGCACACTTCTGAGTGTGTCCTTTCTGACCCCCTCTGCTTCGATGTCCTGCTAGCATGCAGGAAACAGATGCTAATGGCCGAGTGATTGCACACACATGCTACGAGCATCCACCCACCCTCAGTCGGCATATCGATTGGCTAAGAAGCATCGCCGTTCCTTCGCCTGGAACAGTATGTAACTTTGCTGCTCGCAGGGAGGAGGGGAGACAGAATTCCTAAAGCTCTTCAACCCGTTTGCATTTTACTGTGTGGGGCAGACACTGGTGTAACATTTCAGGCAGTCAGATGCCCCAGGAAAACATTTTGGAATTCAGATAGGCATCTCTTTCTAGACTGGCCACACACATGTATACTGACCAATAGAAATGTGAGGTTCACTTAGTGATGTCAGTGTATTCATGAGCTCAGATCTGAGCAGGTTAAAATTAAACTTTTCTGaaattattatgaaattattgGAATTATTGGAgcatgtctttatttatttagacgTCAGTTGTGTGCAGGTGTTCTCTAAGAACAGGGTTAACACATGACAAAAAAGCTGAACCTGACAAAATACTTAACGTAGTATTATTAAgtatgttttccttttcatgCAAAACATTATAGTTTCTGTTTTCAAAGAGCCATACTATAGGCTGCTGTAATGAGTTCTATGAGGACTAGATCAACAAGTGCTTAAGTTTCCATCCGTCTCCCTGACGGATGTTGGGTAAACATGAGAATCATATAACAGGAGTGTCATGCTGCCCTGCGGTCATGTGCATGAGGTGCCTATAAATTTAGGAGCTTCCTCCTCACTTCACAACAGTGAACAAACAGCATGAGAACACTAACAGGACTAACTCCTGAACGGATTCCCTTTTCTTTCCACTTTGCTGGATTATAACTTCCCTGGAAACTACGAAGGTAAACTAACTgactaacatttaaaataaacaactaaaTAATGGACCTTTTATTACCTGGCATTTAATAGTAGATTTTTATCAACAACAAtatgttatataatataaaatacaaaattggGCAAGTCTGCTTTTATGGCAAGCATATCAGATGAGTTTTCCTGGATGACTTGCTTTTACACGGTGTAATATGCCAGCTTGCTCACCTCAAATATAAATTATGGCCACAACAGAAACACTTCCTCAGACTAAAAGTAAGCTAAAACTCTTCTTTACCTTGAAGCTGAAgtagaaaagaaatgtttttaaaacttaaatggTGAGTTTCTTCTCCTCACACATTTTATATGTTGGAGAATGTAAAAACAATTACAACTGAAAATGCTTTCTCTCCAGAGCAGAGAATGTTCCTGAATTGAAccaaaatgtgattatttttttaaaatgatttaataattaaaatgtagcTCTGTGTACACTTTACACAGATATGGTTAAATGAAGAAGAGTAATAATTGTGtactgctgtgttgtgtgttcagtgtACAGGGGTGTGGTGTACACCGAGATCCTGGGCAACATgtataaaaagcacatttgtccTGTGTCTTCAAAGCAGGTGCAGAAATGGTTGCAAGGAAAGCCATAGACGCAGGGCCCTCTGCAGCAGTCAAGTTCTTCGGTGCAGGAACGGCAGCCTGCATTGCTGACCTCATCACATTTCCTCTTGATACCGCCAAAGTCAGACTACAGGTTAGATGCACCATGTTAAATGAATTTTGACTTGggattattattctttttttcaatatgtttatatttgatCAAAATGAATGTCATCCTTAAAATCAGATTCAAGGAGAGGCTCATAAAATTGAAGGTGCTAGTGCCACAAAGTACCGAGGAGTGTTTGGCACCATCATGACTATGGTACGCACAGAGGGGGCCAGGAGTCTTTACAGTGGACTGGTGGCAGGACTGCAGAGGCAGATGAGCTTTGCCTCTGTTCGAATCGGTCTTTATGATTCCATGAAGCAATTCTACACACGGAGCACTGAGAGTGTGTATCATAACTTGAGAATCACTGTGTTGTTTCCCTTCTGCTGCCTTATTGTGACTCTTACTGATGTTCCGCTCAGGTGCTGGGATTGTGACTCGGCTCATGGCGGGTTGTACAACAGGAGCCATGGCTGTGGCTTTTGCTCAACCAACAGATGTGGTGAAAGTGCGTTTCCAAGCCCAGGTGCGACTGGCTGATGGTGGAAAGCGATACAAGGGCACTCTGGACGCCTACAAGACGATTGCACGAGATGAGGGAATAAGGGGCCTTTGGAAAGGTACTTGCCACTTTTACTTTAGGAGGGCCCCAGCACCACCTGGTATGAGGATGCTATTGAAATGAGTCCTCTCAGGAAAACACCATCtgttttctaccactttatcctccataggACGtgcacaggtcaccagtccatcacagggcaaacacataGAGAAAGGCAACAATTCACTCTcaactgtcaatttagagtgttcaattaaacTGATCTCTATgctatttttctgtctgaccgAAAACTACGAAGGTACAAGAAACGTCAGGCAAAAAGGCAAGGTCGTAAAACGCAGGCAAGGTTCAAAAACATGAGAAGGCTCGACTATGGCTGTGAAACAAGAGCGCTGGAACGTGAGCTATGAACTGCAACAGACTGGCGAAGAGACAAGACGCAGaggggaatataagcagtgcttgattagGGAGTGATTGGATGCAGGTGTGGaagacacaatcagggatcaggtgcacgcagaccaggaagggggcggggtagacaggaacctgaaacagagacaagggtgagtgatttcaaaataaaacaggaagacaagacatggaacatggagggaaaaacaaaacaagatacttaacagaagtgacagatcatgacaATATTACCGAGAAGAAAATATGAGCCTAATGGACTAAATGACTGTGGGACGATTACCTGAACAGAACATGCAAAATTCAGCCAGAAAGGCCCACAGTTGAACCAGGATCTGAACTAGTGGCGTTGTTGCTGTGAGGTTCtgaggaaaatgaaatattttaggGCCGAAATATGCTCAAATATGCTGCGTTGTGCTCCatggggctggagccaa
This genomic stretch from Solea senegalensis isolate Sse05_10M linkage group LG13, IFAPA_SoseM_1, whole genome shotgun sequence harbors:
- the LOC122779177 gene encoding mitochondrial uncoupling protein 2-like; amino-acid sequence: MVARKAIDAGPSAAVKFFGAGTAACIADLITFPLDTAKVRLQIQGEAHKIEGASATKYRGVFGTIMTMVRTEGARSLYSGLVAGLQRQMSFASVRIGLYDSMKQFYTRSTESAGIVTRLMAGCTTGAMAVAFAQPTDVVKVRFQAQVRLADGGKRYKGTLDAYKTIARDEGIRGLWKGCIPNITRNAIVNCAELVTYDMIKELLLKYDLMTDNLPCHFTAAFGAGFCTTVVASPVDVVKTRFMNSGTGQYSSAINCAFTMLRNEGATSFYKGFTPSFLRLGSWNIVMFVTYEQIKQGMTRAQQYWELPF